A region of Anopheles merus strain MAF chromosome 2R, AmerM5.1, whole genome shotgun sequence DNA encodes the following proteins:
- the LOC121589012 gene encoding hexosaminidase D isoform X1: MHSRLLIVCWRRKLFFLGASLLFLLALWFWGFLYTTHITEDGGKIVSVRELMLGSAHGGRHESLLQRLGFHERHDPALDGGSNGVEPHGAAHGEQGSVQLEGEEGGVKFVKPTPGGLRSAKVRHTNDWDAIMQDRTDEAKQINQQPSGKGQPSRHISDEMRMAAERQSHYEHELKRMGVPVIAGLGPGGRPPPAQRLVHFDLKGAPPKVSYLRRLMPILKTLGATGILLEYEDMFPYGGSLLPLAARNAYNRDEILELLKSAFALGLTVIPLVQTFGHLEYALKLKEFAHLRETEDSPQALCPSYNASMAFVEELLTQVIEYHMPAENGNLLHKEDIERLTPKLTHIHIGCDEVYRLAECPRCRHRLKDQLFLDHVYNVATIVRRRWPHLRVIVWDDMLRHMALDALQASGIGKLVEPMIWVYAEDIYKFVQSNTWEKYAAVFRTAWAASAFKGAHGEGLLMPPIRRHLENTLRWLAVMQGEGNRFSHGLQGLALTGWQRYDHFAVLCELLPAALPSLAICLSTAAKGYFDVSARTNPILSSLTCPEPTGEHHAWLELHRDSMMVMFSRCMFPGSMIYRFILRLATLTTETEEYTDAIRQRRGWLTDYNIRHNFSSAARVDDLLGENYRLLNAVSNLARTAASTLTEVYDHWTYGEFIEQRIFPMLEELKRLERAGEGLKKRRVWPQRPLPYLKPFEVLGIDEKT; encoded by the exons ATGCATTCCCGCCTGCTGATAGTTTGCTGGCGGCGCAAACTTTTCTTTCTCGGCGCTTCACTGCTTTTCCTGCTGGCGCTGTGGTTTTGGGGCTTCCTGTACACTACACACATTACCGAGGACGGTGGTAAGATCGTGTCGGTAAGAGAGCTGATGCTCGGCAGCGCACACGGCGGTCGGCACGAGAGTCTGCTGCAGCGATTGGGTTTCCACGAGCGACACGACCCTGCCCTGGACGGTGGCAGTAATGGAGTGGAACCACATGGTGCAGCACACGGTGAGCAAGGATCGGTTCAGCTTGAGGGCGAGGAGGGAGGCGTTAAGTTTGTTAAACCGACACCGGGTGGATTGCGATCCGCAAAGG TTCGCCACACTAACGATTGGGATGCAATTATGCAGGATCGAACGGATGAAGCGAAACAGATCAATCAACAACCAAGTGGCAAAGGGCAACCATCACGTCACATCTCGGACGAAATGCGCATGGCCGCCGAGCGACAGAGCCATTACGAGCACGAGCTGAAACGAATGGGCGTCCCGGTGATTGCCGGCCTAGGCCCAGGCGGAAGACCTCCACCGGCCCAACGGTTGGTGCATTTCGATCTGAAGGGAGCGCCACCGAAAGTGTCCTACCTGCGACGACTGATGCCGATTCTGAAAACGCTTGGTGCGACGGGAATTCTGCTAGAGTACGAAGACATGTTTCCTTACGGTGGCTCGTTGCTACCGCTGGCAGCACGGAATGCGTACAACAGGGACGAGATATTGGAGCTGCTCAAAAGCGCGTTCGCACTGGGTCTCACCGTCATCCCGCTGGTGCAAACCTTTGGCCATCTCGAGTACGCGCTGAAGCTTAAAGAGTTTGCCCACCTGCGTGAGACAGAGGATTCGCCGCAAGCCCTTTGCCCGAGCTACAACGCTTCGATGGCGTTCGTGGAGGAACTGTTGACGCAAGTCATCGAGTACCATATGCCGGCCGAGAATGGAAATCTACTGCACAAAGAAGATATCGAACGATTGACCCCGAAGCTAACCCACATTCACATCGGCTGCGACGAGGTTTACCGGTTGGCTGAGTGTCCACGCTGCCGCCATCGGCTGAAGGATCAACTGTTTCTCGATCACGTGTACAACGTGGCCACGATCGTGCGCCGTCGATGGCCCCACCTGCGCGTCATCGTCTGGGACGATATGCTGCGACATATGGCGCTTGATGCACTGCAAGCCTCCGGCATTGGAAAACTGGTCGAGCCGATGATCTGGGTGTATGCGGAAGACATCTACAAGTTTGTACAGTCGAACACGTGGGAGAAGTACGCAGCAGTATTCCGTACGGCCTGGGCTGCGTCCGCCTTCAAAGGAGCCCATGGCGAGGGATTGCTGATGCCACCGATCAGACGCCATCTGGAGAATACACTCCGATGGCTGGCAGTGATGCAGGGCGAAGGCAATCGGTTCAGTCACGGACTGCAGGGACTTGCcttgaccggttggcagcggTACGATCACTTTGCCGTTCTTTGCGAGCTGCTTCCGGCGGCCCTGCCCAGCCTAGCGATCTGCCTTTCGACAGCGGCGAAAGGATACTTTGACGTGAGCGCACGCACCAACCCAATACTCAGCAGCCTAACGTGCCCGGAGCCGACGGGGGAGCATCATGCCTGGTTGGAGCTGCACAGGGActcgatgatggtgatgttttCGCGCTGCATGTTTCCTGGCAGCATGATTTACCGGTTCATACTACGCCTGGCGACACTAACGACCGAAACCGAGGAGTACACCGATGCGATCCGGCAGAGGCGCGGATGGCTGACGGACTATAATATTCGGCACAATTTCAGCAGCGCAGCACGGGTCGACGATTTGCTTGGCGAGAACTACCGCCTGCTCAACGCCGTCTCGAACCTTGCACGAACAGCTGCCTCCACACTGACGGAGGTGTACGATCAC TGGACCTATGGTGAATTCATAGAGCAGCGAATTTTTCCAATGCTAGAGGAGCTAAAGCGGTTGGAACGTGCCGGTGAGGGACTGAAGAAACGACGCGTCTGGCCACAGCGTCCGCTACCCTATCTGAAGCCATTTGAAGTGCTTGGAATCGACGAGAAAACCTAG
- the LOC121589012 gene encoding hexosaminidase D isoform X2, which translates to MHSRLLIVCWRRKLFFLGASLLFLLALWFWGFLYTTHITEDGGKIVSVRELMLGSAHGGRHESLLQRLGFHERHDPALDGGSNGVEPHGAAHVRHTNDWDAIMQDRTDEAKQINQQPSGKGQPSRHISDEMRMAAERQSHYEHELKRMGVPVIAGLGPGGRPPPAQRLVHFDLKGAPPKVSYLRRLMPILKTLGATGILLEYEDMFPYGGSLLPLAARNAYNRDEILELLKSAFALGLTVIPLVQTFGHLEYALKLKEFAHLRETEDSPQALCPSYNASMAFVEELLTQVIEYHMPAENGNLLHKEDIERLTPKLTHIHIGCDEVYRLAECPRCRHRLKDQLFLDHVYNVATIVRRRWPHLRVIVWDDMLRHMALDALQASGIGKLVEPMIWVYAEDIYKFVQSNTWEKYAAVFRTAWAASAFKGAHGEGLLMPPIRRHLENTLRWLAVMQGEGNRFSHGLQGLALTGWQRYDHFAVLCELLPAALPSLAICLSTAAKGYFDVSARTNPILSSLTCPEPTGEHHAWLELHRDSMMVMFSRCMFPGSMIYRFILRLATLTTETEEYTDAIRQRRGWLTDYNIRHNFSSAARVDDLLGENYRLLNAVSNLARTAASTLTEVYDHWTYGEFIEQRIFPMLEELKRLERAGEGLKKRRVWPQRPLPYLKPFEVLGIDEKT; encoded by the exons ATGCATTCCCGCCTGCTGATAGTTTGCTGGCGGCGCAAACTTTTCTTTCTCGGCGCTTCACTGCTTTTCCTGCTGGCGCTGTGGTTTTGGGGCTTCCTGTACACTACACACATTACCGAGGACGGTGGTAAGATCGTGTCGGTAAGAGAGCTGATGCTCGGCAGCGCACACGGCGGTCGGCACGAGAGTCTGCTGCAGCGATTGGGTTTCCACGAGCGACACGACCCTGCCCTGGACGGTGGCAGTAATGGAGTGGAACCACATGGTGCAGCACACG TTCGCCACACTAACGATTGGGATGCAATTATGCAGGATCGAACGGATGAAGCGAAACAGATCAATCAACAACCAAGTGGCAAAGGGCAACCATCACGTCACATCTCGGACGAAATGCGCATGGCCGCCGAGCGACAGAGCCATTACGAGCACGAGCTGAAACGAATGGGCGTCCCGGTGATTGCCGGCCTAGGCCCAGGCGGAAGACCTCCACCGGCCCAACGGTTGGTGCATTTCGATCTGAAGGGAGCGCCACCGAAAGTGTCCTACCTGCGACGACTGATGCCGATTCTGAAAACGCTTGGTGCGACGGGAATTCTGCTAGAGTACGAAGACATGTTTCCTTACGGTGGCTCGTTGCTACCGCTGGCAGCACGGAATGCGTACAACAGGGACGAGATATTGGAGCTGCTCAAAAGCGCGTTCGCACTGGGTCTCACCGTCATCCCGCTGGTGCAAACCTTTGGCCATCTCGAGTACGCGCTGAAGCTTAAAGAGTTTGCCCACCTGCGTGAGACAGAGGATTCGCCGCAAGCCCTTTGCCCGAGCTACAACGCTTCGATGGCGTTCGTGGAGGAACTGTTGACGCAAGTCATCGAGTACCATATGCCGGCCGAGAATGGAAATCTACTGCACAAAGAAGATATCGAACGATTGACCCCGAAGCTAACCCACATTCACATCGGCTGCGACGAGGTTTACCGGTTGGCTGAGTGTCCACGCTGCCGCCATCGGCTGAAGGATCAACTGTTTCTCGATCACGTGTACAACGTGGCCACGATCGTGCGCCGTCGATGGCCCCACCTGCGCGTCATCGTCTGGGACGATATGCTGCGACATATGGCGCTTGATGCACTGCAAGCCTCCGGCATTGGAAAACTGGTCGAGCCGATGATCTGGGTGTATGCGGAAGACATCTACAAGTTTGTACAGTCGAACACGTGGGAGAAGTACGCAGCAGTATTCCGTACGGCCTGGGCTGCGTCCGCCTTCAAAGGAGCCCATGGCGAGGGATTGCTGATGCCACCGATCAGACGCCATCTGGAGAATACACTCCGATGGCTGGCAGTGATGCAGGGCGAAGGCAATCGGTTCAGTCACGGACTGCAGGGACTTGCcttgaccggttggcagcggTACGATCACTTTGCCGTTCTTTGCGAGCTGCTTCCGGCGGCCCTGCCCAGCCTAGCGATCTGCCTTTCGACAGCGGCGAAAGGATACTTTGACGTGAGCGCACGCACCAACCCAATACTCAGCAGCCTAACGTGCCCGGAGCCGACGGGGGAGCATCATGCCTGGTTGGAGCTGCACAGGGActcgatgatggtgatgttttCGCGCTGCATGTTTCCTGGCAGCATGATTTACCGGTTCATACTACGCCTGGCGACACTAACGACCGAAACCGAGGAGTACACCGATGCGATCCGGCAGAGGCGCGGATGGCTGACGGACTATAATATTCGGCACAATTTCAGCAGCGCAGCACGGGTCGACGATTTGCTTGGCGAGAACTACCGCCTGCTCAACGCCGTCTCGAACCTTGCACGAACAGCTGCCTCCACACTGACGGAGGTGTACGATCAC TGGACCTATGGTGAATTCATAGAGCAGCGAATTTTTCCAATGCTAGAGGAGCTAAAGCGGTTGGAACGTGCCGGTGAGGGACTGAAGAAACGACGCGTCTGGCCACAGCGTCCGCTACCCTATCTGAAGCCATTTGAAGTGCTTGGAATCGACGAGAAAACCTAG
- the LOC121589012 gene encoding hexosaminidase D isoform X4 has protein sequence MEWNHMVQHTDRTDEAKQINQQPSGKGQPSRHISDEMRMAAERQSHYEHELKRMGVPVIAGLGPGGRPPPAQRLVHFDLKGAPPKVSYLRRLMPILKTLGATGILLEYEDMFPYGGSLLPLAARNAYNRDEILELLKSAFALGLTVIPLVQTFGHLEYALKLKEFAHLRETEDSPQALCPSYNASMAFVEELLTQVIEYHMPAENGNLLHKEDIERLTPKLTHIHIGCDEVYRLAECPRCRHRLKDQLFLDHVYNVATIVRRRWPHLRVIVWDDMLRHMALDALQASGIGKLVEPMIWVYAEDIYKFVQSNTWEKYAAVFRTAWAASAFKGAHGEGLLMPPIRRHLENTLRWLAVMQGEGNRFSHGLQGLALTGWQRYDHFAVLCELLPAALPSLAICLSTAAKGYFDVSARTNPILSSLTCPEPTGEHHAWLELHRDSMMVMFSRCMFPGSMIYRFILRLATLTTETEEYTDAIRQRRGWLTDYNIRHNFSSAARVDDLLGENYRLLNAVSNLARTAASTLTEVYDHWTYGEFIEQRIFPMLEELKRLERAGEGLKKRRVWPQRPLPYLKPFEVLGIDEKT, from the exons ATGGAGTGGAACCACATGGTGCAGCACACG GATCGAACGGATGAAGCGAAACAGATCAATCAACAACCAAGTGGCAAAGGGCAACCATCACGTCACATCTCGGACGAAATGCGCATGGCCGCCGAGCGACAGAGCCATTACGAGCACGAGCTGAAACGAATGGGCGTCCCGGTGATTGCCGGCCTAGGCCCAGGCGGAAGACCTCCACCGGCCCAACGGTTGGTGCATTTCGATCTGAAGGGAGCGCCACCGAAAGTGTCCTACCTGCGACGACTGATGCCGATTCTGAAAACGCTTGGTGCGACGGGAATTCTGCTAGAGTACGAAGACATGTTTCCTTACGGTGGCTCGTTGCTACCGCTGGCAGCACGGAATGCGTACAACAGGGACGAGATATTGGAGCTGCTCAAAAGCGCGTTCGCACTGGGTCTCACCGTCATCCCGCTGGTGCAAACCTTTGGCCATCTCGAGTACGCGCTGAAGCTTAAAGAGTTTGCCCACCTGCGTGAGACAGAGGATTCGCCGCAAGCCCTTTGCCCGAGCTACAACGCTTCGATGGCGTTCGTGGAGGAACTGTTGACGCAAGTCATCGAGTACCATATGCCGGCCGAGAATGGAAATCTACTGCACAAAGAAGATATCGAACGATTGACCCCGAAGCTAACCCACATTCACATCGGCTGCGACGAGGTTTACCGGTTGGCTGAGTGTCCACGCTGCCGCCATCGGCTGAAGGATCAACTGTTTCTCGATCACGTGTACAACGTGGCCACGATCGTGCGCCGTCGATGGCCCCACCTGCGCGTCATCGTCTGGGACGATATGCTGCGACATATGGCGCTTGATGCACTGCAAGCCTCCGGCATTGGAAAACTGGTCGAGCCGATGATCTGGGTGTATGCGGAAGACATCTACAAGTTTGTACAGTCGAACACGTGGGAGAAGTACGCAGCAGTATTCCGTACGGCCTGGGCTGCGTCCGCCTTCAAAGGAGCCCATGGCGAGGGATTGCTGATGCCACCGATCAGACGCCATCTGGAGAATACACTCCGATGGCTGGCAGTGATGCAGGGCGAAGGCAATCGGTTCAGTCACGGACTGCAGGGACTTGCcttgaccggttggcagcggTACGATCACTTTGCCGTTCTTTGCGAGCTGCTTCCGGCGGCCCTGCCCAGCCTAGCGATCTGCCTTTCGACAGCGGCGAAAGGATACTTTGACGTGAGCGCACGCACCAACCCAATACTCAGCAGCCTAACGTGCCCGGAGCCGACGGGGGAGCATCATGCCTGGTTGGAGCTGCACAGGGActcgatgatggtgatgttttCGCGCTGCATGTTTCCTGGCAGCATGATTTACCGGTTCATACTACGCCTGGCGACACTAACGACCGAAACCGAGGAGTACACCGATGCGATCCGGCAGAGGCGCGGATGGCTGACGGACTATAATATTCGGCACAATTTCAGCAGCGCAGCACGGGTCGACGATTTGCTTGGCGAGAACTACCGCCTGCTCAACGCCGTCTCGAACCTTGCACGAACAGCTGCCTCCACACTGACGGAGGTGTACGATCAC TGGACCTATGGTGAATTCATAGAGCAGCGAATTTTTCCAATGCTAGAGGAGCTAAAGCGGTTGGAACGTGCCGGTGAGGGACTGAAGAAACGACGCGTCTGGCCACAGCGTCCGCTACCCTATCTGAAGCCATTTGAAGTGCTTGGAATCGACGAGAAAACCTAG
- the LOC121589012 gene encoding hexosaminidase D isoform X3 yields the protein MEWNHMVQHTVSKDRFSLRARREALSLLNRHRVDCDPQRDRTDEAKQINQQPSGKGQPSRHISDEMRMAAERQSHYEHELKRMGVPVIAGLGPGGRPPPAQRLVHFDLKGAPPKVSYLRRLMPILKTLGATGILLEYEDMFPYGGSLLPLAARNAYNRDEILELLKSAFALGLTVIPLVQTFGHLEYALKLKEFAHLRETEDSPQALCPSYNASMAFVEELLTQVIEYHMPAENGNLLHKEDIERLTPKLTHIHIGCDEVYRLAECPRCRHRLKDQLFLDHVYNVATIVRRRWPHLRVIVWDDMLRHMALDALQASGIGKLVEPMIWVYAEDIYKFVQSNTWEKYAAVFRTAWAASAFKGAHGEGLLMPPIRRHLENTLRWLAVMQGEGNRFSHGLQGLALTGWQRYDHFAVLCELLPAALPSLAICLSTAAKGYFDVSARTNPILSSLTCPEPTGEHHAWLELHRDSMMVMFSRCMFPGSMIYRFILRLATLTTETEEYTDAIRQRRGWLTDYNIRHNFSSAARVDDLLGENYRLLNAVSNLARTAASTLTEVYDHWTYGEFIEQRIFPMLEELKRLERAGEGLKKRRVWPQRPLPYLKPFEVLGIDEKT from the exons ATGGAGTGGAACCACATGGTGCAGCACACGGTGAGCAAGGATCGGTTCAGCTTGAGGGCGAGGAGGGAGGCGTTAAGTTTGTTAAACCGACACCGGGTGGATTGCGATCCGCAAAGG GATCGAACGGATGAAGCGAAACAGATCAATCAACAACCAAGTGGCAAAGGGCAACCATCACGTCACATCTCGGACGAAATGCGCATGGCCGCCGAGCGACAGAGCCATTACGAGCACGAGCTGAAACGAATGGGCGTCCCGGTGATTGCCGGCCTAGGCCCAGGCGGAAGACCTCCACCGGCCCAACGGTTGGTGCATTTCGATCTGAAGGGAGCGCCACCGAAAGTGTCCTACCTGCGACGACTGATGCCGATTCTGAAAACGCTTGGTGCGACGGGAATTCTGCTAGAGTACGAAGACATGTTTCCTTACGGTGGCTCGTTGCTACCGCTGGCAGCACGGAATGCGTACAACAGGGACGAGATATTGGAGCTGCTCAAAAGCGCGTTCGCACTGGGTCTCACCGTCATCCCGCTGGTGCAAACCTTTGGCCATCTCGAGTACGCGCTGAAGCTTAAAGAGTTTGCCCACCTGCGTGAGACAGAGGATTCGCCGCAAGCCCTTTGCCCGAGCTACAACGCTTCGATGGCGTTCGTGGAGGAACTGTTGACGCAAGTCATCGAGTACCATATGCCGGCCGAGAATGGAAATCTACTGCACAAAGAAGATATCGAACGATTGACCCCGAAGCTAACCCACATTCACATCGGCTGCGACGAGGTTTACCGGTTGGCTGAGTGTCCACGCTGCCGCCATCGGCTGAAGGATCAACTGTTTCTCGATCACGTGTACAACGTGGCCACGATCGTGCGCCGTCGATGGCCCCACCTGCGCGTCATCGTCTGGGACGATATGCTGCGACATATGGCGCTTGATGCACTGCAAGCCTCCGGCATTGGAAAACTGGTCGAGCCGATGATCTGGGTGTATGCGGAAGACATCTACAAGTTTGTACAGTCGAACACGTGGGAGAAGTACGCAGCAGTATTCCGTACGGCCTGGGCTGCGTCCGCCTTCAAAGGAGCCCATGGCGAGGGATTGCTGATGCCACCGATCAGACGCCATCTGGAGAATACACTCCGATGGCTGGCAGTGATGCAGGGCGAAGGCAATCGGTTCAGTCACGGACTGCAGGGACTTGCcttgaccggttggcagcggTACGATCACTTTGCCGTTCTTTGCGAGCTGCTTCCGGCGGCCCTGCCCAGCCTAGCGATCTGCCTTTCGACAGCGGCGAAAGGATACTTTGACGTGAGCGCACGCACCAACCCAATACTCAGCAGCCTAACGTGCCCGGAGCCGACGGGGGAGCATCATGCCTGGTTGGAGCTGCACAGGGActcgatgatggtgatgttttCGCGCTGCATGTTTCCTGGCAGCATGATTTACCGGTTCATACTACGCCTGGCGACACTAACGACCGAAACCGAGGAGTACACCGATGCGATCCGGCAGAGGCGCGGATGGCTGACGGACTATAATATTCGGCACAATTTCAGCAGCGCAGCACGGGTCGACGATTTGCTTGGCGAGAACTACCGCCTGCTCAACGCCGTCTCGAACCTTGCACGAACAGCTGCCTCCACACTGACGGAGGTGTACGATCAC TGGACCTATGGTGAATTCATAGAGCAGCGAATTTTTCCAATGCTAGAGGAGCTAAAGCGGTTGGAACGTGCCGGTGAGGGACTGAAGAAACGACGCGTCTGGCCACAGCGTCCGCTACCCTATCTGAAGCCATTTGAAGTGCTTGGAATCGACGAGAAAACCTAG
- the LOC121589017 gene encoding lysophospholipase-like protein 1, which yields MRLIEKVFNPTGKKHAGTLIFFHGSGDTGNGLTEWIRFLLGRDMEFPHIKVIIPTAPVQPYTPMGGENSNVWFNRKRIEMDCPEIRTSLASIYDTVNEMLVRELAAGVPLNRIVVGGFSMGGALAMHAGYHLNRDLGGVFAISSFLNTGSIVYDSLEGVAQDEHLPELLMMHGERDTLVPPEWGQTTFDELAKLGVRGQFVPHRTALHEIKRDQLVRVIDFVQKIIPEPEDNVFETPAPDTTKVSKKGKL from the exons ATGCGATTGATAGAGAAGGTATTTAATCCGACGGGCAAGAAACATGCTGGCACGTTGATCTTCTTTCATGGTTCTG GCGACACTGGCAATGGATTGACGGAATGGATTCGGTTTCTGCTGGGCCGGGATATGGAGTTTCCCCACATCAAGGTGATCATCCCGACCGCACCGGTACAACCGTACACCCCGATGGGGGGCGAAAACTCGAACGTGTGGTTCAACCGGAAGCGCATTGAGATGGACTGCCCGGAAATACGGACGTCGCTTGCCTCGATCTACGACACGGTGAACGAAATGCTGGTGCGCGAGCTGGCTGCCGGCGTGCCGCTGAACCGGATCGTCGTCGGCGGTTTCTCGATGGGCGGCGCACTGGCCATGCACGCCGGCTACCATCTGAATCGCGATTTGGGCGGTGTGTTTGCCATTTCGTCATTCCTGAACACTGGCAGTATCGTGTACGATTCGCTGGAAGGCGTTGCGCAGGACGAGCACCTGCcggagctgctgatgatgCACGGCGAGCGGGACACGCTGGTACCGCCGGAATGGGGACAGACCACGTTCGATGAGCTGGCCAAGCTGGGTGTGCGTGGTCAGTTCGTACCGCATCGTACCGCGCTGCACGAAATCAAGCGCGATCAGCTGGTGCGCGTTATCGACTTTGTGCAGAAGATTATTCCGGAACCGGAGGACAACGTATTCGAAACACCGGCACCGGACACAACGAAGGTcagcaaaaagggaaagcTATGA